The Paenibacillus tianjinensis genome has a window encoding:
- a CDS encoding DUF2294 domain-containing protein: MAELENSEQKKKMCQIYNEISKELFGFGTTLLRVTVDQRVITFHAKHRRSPRSTALEGEAPELKQEVDFRMSMLFKKRFKERLEAEMGLTIEVLLRDYDAPTQWAFTNMILAGE; encoded by the coding sequence ATGGCAGAACTGGAAAACAGCGAGCAGAAGAAAAAGATGTGCCAGATCTACAATGAGATCTCCAAGGAATTGTTTGGTTTCGGGACGACCTTGCTCCGTGTAACTGTCGATCAGCGGGTCATTACCTTTCACGCCAAGCACCGCAGATCTCCCCGGTCGACCGCCCTGGAAGGGGAAGCGCCGGAGCTTAAGCAGGAAGTGGATTTTCGGATGTCGATGCTGTTTAAGAAGAGATTCAAGGAAAGACTTGAAGCAGAAATGGGCTTAACGATTGAGGTTCTGCTCAGGGATTACGATGCACCGACCCAGTGGGCTTTTACGAACATGATACTGGCCGGAGAATGA